AGAAACCGAGATCCGCAAAAAGATCACCGAAGCTCAGAGAGTTTACTTTAACGTCGCTGAAAAACGTTACAGCAAAGGGATCCTTTCCCGCCAGGAATTGGATCAGGTCACCATCGACTTGAAGAATGCCGAAGCCCGCGTAACGGATGCGGAACTTGCTGAAGTTCAAGCTAAAGAATCTCTTCAAGTATATATCCCAGGTGTCGAGATTGAAACAGCTTGGCCCTGGACCACCCAACTGAGGAAGCTGAAGAAGAAGACTTTAAGCTTCTCTGTGCAAAACCATCCAGAATGGCAGACTTTCCAGAATAAAACCGAGGCGGCCGACTATGCACGCAAGAGCAAATTTGCCGAGATCTTTCCTTCTTTGGATTTCACCCTGACTTACGGGAACGAGCGCAGTGCCGCGACCAATGATCTTTGGACACCTCAATGGGTGGGTGGCGTGACTTTAACAATTCCACTGTTCAGCCGTTTAGAAAACTACACTGCGTACCGCCAGTCGGCCGAGATCAAACTCCGCAGCGACCTGGACCTCGCGCGTTCACAAAGAGACCTCGAAGCGCAGTGGAAGGTGTCTGAAAACGATTTCCGCGTTCAGCTCGATTCGGCCTTGATTCGTGAACAGACCCTGAAGATTTCAAGCAACCTGTATCAGGACAACTTGAAGCGCTTCCAAGCCGGCCGCAGTACTGCCAATGACCTCTTGAACGACCAAGAACGTTATTACCAGTCGCAGCTGTTATCGATTCAAGGCTGGAAGGCGGCACACTCTTCGTACATCCGCCTTTGCCATGCTCTCGGCAAACTTGCCAGCGAGTGCAGTTTATAGATTAGCAAAAGTTTTCACAGCCCTTCGCGCGTTGTGCGCCCGACATAGTAGCCGTAAATTCTGCAATTCATCGGTGCCACCAAGAGCCAGCGGCTTAATATGATCGATCTCTAAAGCATGTTTTGACCCGCAACGCTGGCCATTTTCCCGGTCGCGATACTCGCAACTCGCTTGTGCCCGCTGCCAAATTTGTTTTTTAACCCGAGCACCGATATATTTCCTGTACGGAGTCCGATTCACCTTCGGCGCCGATGGTAGTGGTGCAGCATGAGAAGGTGGGTCATTTAAAACTTTCGATGATCCTTTTTCAACTCCGGTGGCAATGTCAGCTTTAGAGTTTATTCTTGGTACAGCATTGGTGTTTTTAAGTTCTTTTGCATTCACTGTTTTTACAAGACCAAGCTTTTTCTTTTTAAACTGAACTGCTTTTTCAAGTAAGAAAACAAGGACCGAACCATTGCCAGAGTCTTTAAGCTCATGGGCATAGAGATTTCTAAACTCGGCTAAAAGTTTCTGATGCTCTTTAGATAATGTAGCTTCAAATTTTTGAAACTCTTCTCCCAATAAGCTAGACGCCTTAGCACCTTGAAACTTCTCAGCCAAAAGGGCTGGCTGATGGGACCTCCCCACGAGTTTTTTCTCAACATCTCGCGTGGATTTATCCGTAAGCTCTAAAATCATCTCAAGCTTCTGCTCTTTTGTGAGCGGATGCGAAGCCGCTTTTTCCGTGCGCAAAAAGCTCTGGATCTTAGATAGATTTGTCACATTCAACGCGCCAGTTTCAATTTTGCCTTCGATCTCGGGAAGCTCCGTTAGAAGTCTCGCAGAAGTAAGGCGGCGCTGGGTTTCGCCTTCAGAAAATTTGAGCTTATGGATGCAATACTTATGCATGGAGGCAAACCCCAAATCCACAAAGAGCCTACGAACCTCAACCTCACGAAGATGCCGAAGAAGCAAGACCGAATTTTTACGATGCTCACAAGCTAAGAGATCCGTCTGCTCTAGTAAGTTTTTATCAGAAAGCTTTTTGATGTTCTCATCAATTTGGTAACTAACATGTTTCATTCGCGAACTCCTTTGATCGAAAAGGAATGTATCATGAGTTTTTAAAAATGAATTCTTCGTTCTAAAATCCCATCTCAGAGGCGATTTGAAGCCGCACGAAACCCGTGATCTCTTGGAAAAATTCAACGCTCAAAATGGCGTTAATATGCTTATAGGCCCCACAGAGAACACGCCCTACGAGATGAAAAACTCACGCAAAAAATTATTAAAACTACCGTCAAATGAAAAATCGGTAACGATGAAATTAACGCAGCACTACCTTCGGCGACGAAGGTGAAGTCATTTGATCACTCCAATGTTTAACAGGCTCAGTCCAAATCATTTTCTTTGTTGAACACTTACTGTTGAGTGTTACTATTTTTTTATGAAATTGTTTTTTGGAATTATAGTTTTTTATATAGGCACTGTTTCAGTTGCGAGCACAAAATATCAATGTGTCGGCAGTGCCAAGTTGAAATCTAATCCTCAAGCGGTCAATGCAAAAGATTTACCTAAAAACCTTGAAGTTTCTTCAACGACAACTAAGTTGAACTTATCCATAGAGAAAATTTATTGTCCTCAATCAAAGAATGACACCGTGAAAAAAATTGGTCAGAGATTTCAGAAGATGAATTTTCTAAAGAGTACTCTGAACAATAACCCTGCTTAAAAATGCAGAGTATGTATTGGGGAAGCACTGGGTTCTAAGCCAGTGCTTTTTATTTCAAACACTTTAGGGCTTAACAAATATACCTAAACCAGATCGCGGCCATTGAACTTAATGATTTCGAAGCTGTCGACATCGACGTTGTCGAGGCAGCGGGCATTGATGGCGTAGGAAATTTCGCCACCTGGTTTTTTGCCCATGCCGAAAGGACCGATTCCGCAGTTGGTGCAGAAATAGTGGTGAATGACTTTTTTATTGAACAAGTATTCTTTGATAGAATCTTTGCCTTTTAAGAGTTTGAAATTATCTGGCCCAGCAAAAGCCAGCAGGTGGCCCTTCTTTTGACAGATGGAACAGTTGCATGAAATCAACTTATCAATTGTCATTTCTACTTCGAAGCTAACGTTGCCGCAGTGGCAGCCACCGGTGTATTTCATAAATTCTCCTTCATGAATTTGATGCTATTATCTGGGATCATCGAGAGCAATAAATAAGAAGATTTGATTTCTGGATAATCTGTTTTCACAAAACCTAAAGAACACTTTATCGCACAAATGTAGTGTCTCAATTTGAGACCGCTAGGGACAACAGTGTGTCAACGGTAATATACTATTTGCGGGGGAAAGTTTTATGGCTCATCATTCCGCAAAAATTCTCAGTATAATTGGTTTTTTATCTTTAGCTCTTGCTTATCAAGCTTGCGGAAGATTCAGCTCAGGTTTTGATGCCTCGTACTCAGGAACGGACCTCGGTTCGACGGCAGGCCTCGCGGATGCCGATTTAAAATCTCAAACATTGAGTATTTTGGAGAAAAACTGCGCTTCTTGCCATGACAGTCGCAATGCTAGTGGCACAGCCCTCACCTATGTCAATGACTTGAATCTGTTGGCGGCTTCTTCCTATATTGTGAAAGGCAATCCCTCTGCTTCGACTTTGTATTTAGAAATCATTAATGGTCAGATGCCCCCAGGAAATCCGATGAGCTCAGCAAATGCTGCGATCATTCAAGAGTGGATCCTATCTTTGGCAACGACGCCGACACCAACTCCGGCCGTGTCACCGACACCTACGCCAGTCGCTTCTGCGACACCGATGGTTTCACCGACTCCAAAACCAACGACAACTCCGACTCCCACTCCTACTCCTACTGCAACAGCGACTCCGTCGATGGCAACTTTTACCTATATCTATAATAATATTCTGAAGCCGAAATGCGTGAACTGCCATGGCAGTGCCGGTGGTTACTCTTTTGCGAATTATACTTCTACGTTAAAAGCCGTGGTCGCGAAAAATCCTGCCGCAAGCCCGCTATATACTGCTACAAATAGTGGTAAAATGCCCACTAGTGGAAAGCTCAGTGCCCAAGAAATCAAAGCTATTTCTGATTGGATCACGGCGGGTGCATTGAATAACTAGTTCAATAAAAATACTGCGTGGGCTCTAGCGGCAACGGCGTACTGTCTAAGTGCGCCGTATTCCACACAGGTTTTACCATATCCACAAGCAAGCTCGTGGTATTTCCGTCCTTCTGCACCACTCCTCCCACCGTAATGAAGCAATGATTCAAAAATACTTCGCGATACTTTTCAAAATTCTTGCGCCACAGAATAATATCAATAAATCCAAACTCATCTTCCATTGTACAGAAGCAAACGCCCTTAGCTGTGGGTGGCTTTTGCCGGACAAGAACCAAGCCTGTGACCGTGATCCTTCGGCCGTTCACGGAATCACGCAATGTTTGAGAAGTGCCTTTAGCAATCCCCGGCATGTTCTTGCGGATTTCTGCCATCGGATGCCCATGCGTAGAAATCGAAAAGGCCTCGTAATCGGTTTGAATTTTTTCAAAGCCGTCAAGTTTTTGAAACTCGATCTGCGTTGATGACATCGGAATGATCTCTAAATCATTAAAGAAGCTCAGCTGATTTTCTACTGGCTTTTGAAACATATTTTGATATTCAAGCACCGCCCACAGAGCTTCGCGCGTGTCCCACTGAAACTCTTCAAAGCGGCCGGCCATGGCCATTCTGTGCAGAACATCCTTTTTCAGTTTTGAACGACGGACAAAGTCGCCGAGACTGCGGAAGCGTTCCTGCTTGCGCTCTTGTATCAAAAACTCGACATCTTTCTTGGCAATACCGTTCGTCACTCGGAAGCCAAGCCGAATCGTATTGGGGCCCGCAATCACGCAGTCCCACTCCGAGTGCAACACCGACACCGGCAAAACTCTGACACCATGCCTGAGAGCATCATATATAATAGTATCGTTGCGATAAAAGCCCATCGGTTGGCTATTCACAAGCGAGCACGCAAACTCCGCCGGGTGATGGCATTTCAAATAGCAACTAGCATACGCCAGCAGCGCAAACGAGGCCGAATGACTCTCAGGAAAACCGTAATGACTGAAGCCCTGAATCTGATCAAAGATCTGATTGGCGAAGGCTTCGGTCATTCCGTTATCGAGGAGTCCTCGCTTAAGTCGGTCGGCCATAACACCAATAGGAGCACTACTACGCCAAGCATTGATAGATTTACGAAGGACATCGGCTTCTCCTGGGGTAAAGTTCGCGAGATCAATCGCGAGTTTCATAATCTGTTCTTGGAACAGAGGGACTCCCAATGTCTTACCAAGAACACGTTTCACCACTTCATTTGGGTATTCAATTTTTTCAAGTCCCCGACGGCGCTTGAGATAGGGATGAATCATATTGCCGACAATGGGACCAGGGCGAACAATGGCCACTTCCACAACGAGATCATAAAAATTCCGTGGTTTTAATCGTCCCAGCATCTGCATCTGCGCGCGCGACTCGATCTGGAAAGTTCCGACAGTATCGCGCTCACAAATCATGTCGTAGGTCGGCTTGTCATCCTGGGGAATTTCATAGAGCTTCTTCCCCGTCAGCTTCAAAGCTTTTTGAAGGCAGCTCAACATCCCTAGCGACAACACATCGACTTTAATCAAACCGAGGGTGTCTAAGTCATATTTATCCCATTGAATAATAGTGCGCCCATCCATACGAGCAGGTTCAACAGGCACAATATCCACAATTGGGTCTGCACTGAGTGTGAACCCTCCGCTATGAATGGAAATATGGCGTGGGAAATTAATAATCGCATCGGCAATTGTGTCGATTTTTTGACGTAACTTCTCGGGCTCTGGTATATCCTTAACGATTTCATCGAAGTCCCTTTCTACTTTCTTTGCTGAAAGCGTGCCTACAGGCAGTCCAAAAGCTTTACAAACCTCACGGAAAGCACTGCGATTCTGATAAGTAATCACAGCACTGACCATGGCCGCGCGATGACGGCCATATTTTTCGTAAATATACTGAATCACTTCTTCACGGCGTTCGTGTTCAAAATCGATATCAATATCTGGCGGCTCTCCGCGCTCGACACTGATAAAGCGTTCAAACAAAAGGTCCATTTGTATGGGATCGATCGCCGTAATCCCTAGCACGTAGCACACCACCGAGTTCGCTGCCGAGCCCCGGCCCTGGCAGAGAATATCTTTTTTCTTTGCAAACTCGACGATGTCATAAATCGTTAAAAAATAATCTGCGAACTTCAGCTCCTGAATGAGATTAAGCTCATGCAGGAGCTGACGCTTTACCCGGTCGGACATTCCTTGCGGGTAGCGCTCGGGAGCATTTTTCCAGATCAGGTGTTCCAAGTAGGACTGCGCCTCAAACCCCACTGGAATCCATTCCGAAGGGTAGCGGTAACGCAACTCCGACGGAGAAAAAGTACAGGCGTGTGCGATTTCCAGGGTCCTTAAGAGCGACCCCGGGAAATCCTTATAGAGCAATTCCATTTGCGCAGGCGTTTTGATGTATCTCTCAGCGTTCGGCTGAAGCTTAAAGCCGATCTCTTGCAACGTCTTTCCTTCGCGGATCGAAATCAAAACATCCTGAACCATCTTTCGCTTACTCTCGTGATACTCCACATCGTTTGAAGCCACGAGCGGCAGATCAAAATACCGTGAGTACTCCGTCAGTTCGGCGACACGCTTTTTATCATTGCCGTCCAAGTAAATGGTCAAAGGCAAAGACACTTGCGTGACACCGAAGACTTCTTTCAGATCGCCGATACGAGTCTCTTTAGAAACTCTTGGCAAGACAAAAACCTCTGGCGACTTTTGCATTCCCAAAAATTCTAAAAAGGTCGCGAACTCCAAATGAGTCTTCCCTTTCTCACTGCCGCGCTTTGCTTTTGTGAGCAGTTGGCAGATTCTCCCGTAGGCCGCGCGGGTCTGAGCGAGCACCGTGATATTCGGGTGATCTACAAACACGCATTCAGTACCGACAAGATACTTAAAATCAGGATGACTTTTAGCAATCTGGTAACCTCTTGGCATTCCATACACACCATCCATGTCTGTGATCGCGATTCCGCTTAATCCCTGCGAAATGGCGGTTTCAACGAGCTCCGCCGGGTGAGAAGCACCCGTTAAAAAACTAAAATTCGATTTTGCGCGTAACTCGACGTAACTCATGATGAACCTATGCTGATAAAACTTCGTTAATTCTTGTTGCTGAATAAAAAACTCTTGCTGTCTTCGAACTATCCTGAGCGTCCTGTCAATCGAGGCTCCCGCCTCGAGCTCCGCTTCCTGCCGGCCGTCCAGGCCGTCAGGTTCCTGTACCTCAATACAAGTACAAACGCCGTAATTTACTTCCCCATTTACGTCGGAAGGTCGGCCACGATGGCCGAGCTTGAGCTTCGCTGCCCTTCGGGTCAGGGGTTCGGGGACAGAGTCCCTGATTGCAGGATGCAGGAAGAAGTGCGAAGCCACCTCCAATCCACACAATCATTGCAGGCTCAATCAAACTCCCCCTGCAGAAAATCCCCCTGCGCCGTCCGGTATAACCAGAGCTGACGTCCCTTACTAGTCGTCAGCCGGTAGTACACGCGTTCAAGCGAATTCTCCCACCATTCTGAGAAAACAATCTCGCGGTTATCGAGGCTTTCAACCTCATCGACATTGTCATCCCAGCAGATGTGCTTCCCCCAAAAGTGCACCTGGCTTGGCGTCGGAAGCAGACGCAAGGGCCGTTCAGCCAGGCGGTCCACGGGAGGAGGGATCTTCGGCGGCTCGGCCTCCCTCTCCCATGTCTTCTCGGGTATATAACTCTCCCGCATCCGCGCAAAGAAAACTGCTTTCTCTCCAATTCGCGTTGCAACCCGGGAAACAAATTGGAAGAAAGACTCTTCGTTCTCTTCTCGTCGCTGGTTGAAGAGATCCTTTTGGTTCATCGCGTACGGGATCTCTTCGGTGACCACCAACGAGAACTCCGTGATTCGATGCTTGATCGGTTTCGCCGCCACTTGAGCATCGACCATTTCCTTTGCCACTTGCAGAATCACCTTCTGCGAAACATACGGCAATTGCAGGCAGATCGAGATTTTATAATCTTGCTCTGCAGGAGTCAGCGCGTGTTCTTGGCGAAGAATAATATCAAACTGCCGTGCCCGTTTGCCTTTACCTCGCAATCGCAACTGCATACGATCGAGCATCGTCTTCATCTTGAAATAGATCGGCTCGAGATTGTCGACCGGACTTTCCAAGTCAAATTCATGACGCTCCGTAATCACTTCGCTCGGCTTAAACGCTTTCCATGGCACCGGGCTTTCACCCATCACTCGGTAATAAGCCATCAGGCCGACAGTACTGAATCTTGTACTGATCTCACGCACAGAGAACTTTAAGAAATCCTTCAGTGTGCGAACGCCGAGGCTTTTTAAAAGCTCCGTCATTTTTACGACTTTCTGAGTGAGTTCCATTTGTTCTCCGAGAGGATCGAAATAATATTTCAATGTATCAATCGGTAACGCGAGCTTATCCCGTTGATCCAACACCGCAAACGACAAGGCCGTGGGCACGTCCTCGCCGACTCCGATCTTGGCCCGTATTCCCGCTTTCCGCAGAGTGACCAGGGTCCGTTTAATAAAAGTATTCACCGAGTAAAGCCCCAAGCATTTCGATATATCCATGAAGAGGAAGCGATCCCCTCGGGTCATCACCTGAGGAGTTGCGCGGTAAAAAATTTCTGCAAGGGCTTGCAGGTTTTGCGGCTGTTCGAATTCTAAGCATACGACTGTCATCCCATCCTCCTTTTTGTGGTTTCGATATTGAAACCAAGTTTTTTCTTCGAAACCTTTAATTGTAAATTCGGCACCCAGCTTTGATGGAGATCCTCAGACAAAAGAAAAAAGTGGGCCCCGTATCTCTCAGAGAGAAGCTGATAGCGTCTTAAATCTTTTTCGTCAGTGGAACGGTCTACATCGAGATTAGTTACTAAGGCTTGAAAGCATCCTGATTGGAGAGCTTGATTGATACACCAAGCAAGTTGCTTTCCAGCTTCAATAAATAATACATTTTCTGTCTTCACCCCTTTTTGAAAAAGCGCATAGGGGTTGATCGTTAACTCCTTTTCGATCCAGGCCACTTTCATGTCTGGATGTTCTTTCAAAAACAAACTTACTAATTCTGTTTTGCCAAAACCGCTGATTTCAATAATCGAGCCCTTTGGGAAGCCCTCGCGAAACAGAGTAAAATCGCTTTTTTCTCTCTCAAGATGCTGGGCGGAGCCAATAAGCTGCCTTAGCTCCTCGAGAGAGGGCTTCACTAGAACTAAGCTCATATGAGGGTTTACCTATTTGTTATTGAAAGCGCAGCAGTCCGCAGTAAATTCCTGCAATCTTCAGTTGCCGATCCTCTTCCACGATAATGGGCTTGTATTGAGGATTGGCGGAATGTAATTCGACATGATCCCGCTTCTTATAGAAACGCTTGATCGTCGCTTCATCATCAACTTCAGCAACGACGATCTCGCCGTTGGTGGCAGATTCTTGACTGCGAATCACAACGTAATCGCCGTCAAGAATGCCCTCACCGATCATCGAATCCCCAGAAACCTGCAGAGCAAAATACTCGCCAGCTCCTTTTAGCATGCTGAGAGGAACTTCGATGCGTTCGTTAAATTTACGGTTCTCGATAGGGCGGCCAGCGGCCACCTTACCGAGCAGAGGAACCAGGTTCCCCTCTTTGTGAACGGTCAGACTCTGAGAAAGATGACGCTCTTTGGTCAGGTAACCTTTCTTTGTCAAAGCTTCGACGTAGTGCTGTACCGAAGACTTTGTCGCATAGCCAAAATGCTTCGCGATGGTTTCGTAGGTCGGAGGGAAGCCGTTTTTTTCTTGATACTTCTCGATGTACTCGAGAACTTTCTTTTGATTCGCAGTTAAGTTTTGCATCGCACTCTCCTTACTACTTTCTTCATCACACTTTGCATCTCTGACTCGCTCTTGCGGGCGTCTGCCTTTTAGGAGGCTCTTTCACACTCGTACTTTTAACGCACTTTCGTGCCCGTACATTTCCCGTACTTTGAATATAACCGTACATTTCCCGTACCCGCAAGAGGGGTCTCGTGTTTTTTTTAACTTTTTTCGTAAACCTTTGAAATCACGTGATAGATGCACTACGGTAGGACCTTATGTGTGCACAATACATTGTGAAACTCCAGGCCCTAGATCTAGAAACCCTCTTCGGAATTTCCATTTCGAACGACATTCCCCCCTGGCTTGAGCGGATCACCCCGTACACCAGCGCCCCGGTTTTGACCCACGATGGATTGCACATGATGAACTTCTCTCTGATCCCCTCCTGGGCGACGGAGAAGAAGCAGAAATTCGCCACTTATAATGCACGGATTGAAACAGTGATTGAAAAACCGACGTGGCGAAAACCTTTTGAAGCCAACCGCTGCCTCGTTCCTATCAGCAAATTCGTCGAGCCGATCTATGAGCATGAATACGCCGGCAATATGGTGGCGTTTGAACGCAAAGATCACGAACCCCTTTTTGCTGCAGGAATTTATGATCACTGGATCGACAAAAAAACCGGCGAAGAGATCGCAAGCTTCGCCATTCTGACCTCACCGGCTCTCGAATTCGTTCATCGTATCGGTCATGACCGCAGCCCCATTTTTCTGCCGAAAGAATCTTTCACCGAGTGGACAAAGCCGGAGAAACAAAATCCGCAAAAACTTGTCCAGTACTTACGTGAGCATCGCCTGAACCCGCCGCTCATCGTGGAGAAAGATCGCCCGATGAAAGCCGGCTGGGAAAAACGCAAGCCTCAAGAAAGCAATGCATGAGCCAAGAAATCAAAACTCTTTGGACGGAAAACTACAAAATCAACAGCCTTCTTGTAAATGCCATGGGACGCCTTGGCCTCTATGGAGTTTTGAACCTCATGCAAGAAACCGCGTGGATGCACGCGGAGACTCTCGGTTTCGGCATGAAAGCGATGGAAGAGAAAAATCTTTTCTGGGTTGTGACTCGGCAGACACTCAAAATGACGGAATGGCCTGCATTTGGAAAAACCGTGCAAGTACAAACTTGGTTGAGACCGCCAGAAGGCGCGTTCGTTGCACGTGAATTCCGCATTCTCGATGACAGCGGCAAAGAGATCGGCGCGTGCGTGACATCTTGGCTAGCACTGGATCGCCAAACGAAACGCATCCTCCCCGCTCAAGATCTTTACCCATGGGCTCAGATCGCCCGTCAAGAAGCCACCGGGCTCGTCGCCGATAAAATCCCGGTGGAGGGAACTTACGAAACGCTTGCGAAATTTGGAGTGCGTAACTCCGATCTCGACACCAATCAACATGTCAACAATACGAAGTATGCGCAGTGGATTCTGGATTCCATCCCCTATGATCTCCACCGTTCACTCCGACTGAACTCGTATTCAGTGAATTTCCTAGCAGAGACTCATTTAGGGGACGAAGTCCAAGTCGATCGCAACTGTGAGCATGCGAACGGCTTCACCGCAAATAAAGGAGAATCCTGGTATCGCGGCTTACGAGCAGCCGATGAGAGAGTTCTCTTCACCGCCAAACTCACTTGGGAAAAACGTTAACTAGTTGCGGTTGATGGCCTTGTTTAAGCGAGCCGCAAAGCCGCTGGTAAATTTCGTGATATTTTGTGTGGCTTGCTGAACACAATCAGCGCCTGGGTATGCCGCCTTCACGGTCGAGCTTTGTGTTGCTCCGTCACCTGAGCTGACATTGATAGATGTCGATGAAGATTGAACGCTCTGTTGCTGAAGATCTTCTTTTACAGCCTGCTCAACTGTGTCTTCTTGGGCGGGACTCATAGGCTGAGAGCTTTGGCAAAGACTAGAAACTTCCGGCAATGATTTACAACGGCGCTCAATGAGTTTTTTTGCGAGTTCCGTGCCTTTATATTTCTCTATAAGTTGAAGATCGAGCTTGGCTTTTGATGAATCACTCTGAGCCAAAGCCTGCGAAGCTCCCACAAAAATGAAGGTAAAACTGATTGCAGACATGATGATATTTTTCATTGAATCCCCCCGCATGATAAGCGAACCTGACTAAGGTTGTTGCAAACACGAGACCAACTAAAAAGCGATCTCCACAGACTTTGTTGTTAATTAACTGAACGCGTGTCGAGGATTTTCTAGTCGTGCTAAAACCGAAGCTTGAAAAAATCTTGCTGATTATTATAGTGCTCACTTCAAGCTTCTTCATCTATCGGTACGTTAATAAGCCGCTCCCGAGAAAAATAAAAAAAGCAAATGGACCGTCTCAAGTTGTTGCTCCTCGCAAAGCTATCGTCAATGATGACTCAGAGACAAAAACACCTTCGCCACCTGGTCCCAAAATCACGAACACGCCAATGGTTTCGCCTCAAACTGAGCAGAGCGCTGAATTTAAAAAATACCGAGAGCTTTTAAATAACCCTGCGGCGGGGATGGAGCGCTTGCATTTGATTGAGCTTCTCAAAAAGCAAGAGACACCTGAAAACATCGCGCTCTTTGCGATGAATGAAGTCCTAAACAGTGGACCTGACATCAAATTCTCTGCGCTTGAAAATCACGAACGCCGAAACATCGTCGCTATTGCCTATTCTATGTATCTTGATCAGTGCACGGATTTTAAAATATGTTACCAATACGG
The sequence above is drawn from the Bdellovibrionales bacterium genome and encodes:
- a CDS encoding error-prone DNA polymerase; this encodes MSYVELRAKSNFSFLTGASHPAELVETAISQGLSGIAITDMDGVYGMPRGYQIAKSHPDFKYLVGTECVFVDHPNITVLAQTRAAYGRICQLLTKAKRGSEKGKTHLEFATFLEFLGMQKSPEVFVLPRVSKETRIGDLKEVFGVTQVSLPLTIYLDGNDKKRVAELTEYSRYFDLPLVASNDVEYHESKRKMVQDVLISIREGKTLQEIGFKLQPNAERYIKTPAQMELLYKDFPGSLLRTLEIAHACTFSPSELRYRYPSEWIPVGFEAQSYLEHLIWKNAPERYPQGMSDRVKRQLLHELNLIQELKFADYFLTIYDIVEFAKKKDILCQGRGSAANSVVCYVLGITAIDPIQMDLLFERFISVERGEPPDIDIDFEHERREEVIQYIYEKYGRHRAAMVSAVITYQNRSAFREVCKAFGLPVGTLSAKKVERDFDEIVKDIPEPEKLRQKIDTIADAIINFPRHISIHSGGFTLSADPIVDIVPVEPARMDGRTIIQWDKYDLDTLGLIKVDVLSLGMLSCLQKALKLTGKKLYEIPQDDKPTYDMICERDTVGTFQIESRAQMQMLGRLKPRNFYDLVVEVAIVRPGPIVGNMIHPYLKRRRGLEKIEYPNEVVKRVLGKTLGVPLFQEQIMKLAIDLANFTPGEADVLRKSINAWRSSAPIGVMADRLKRGLLDNGMTEAFANQIFDQIQGFSHYGFPESHSASFALLAYASCYLKCHHPAEFACSLVNSQPMGFYRNDTIIYDALRHGVRVLPVSVLHSEWDCVIAGPNTIRLGFRVTNGIAKKDVEFLIQERKQERFRSLGDFVRRSKLKKDVLHRMAMAGRFEEFQWDTREALWAVLEYQNMFQKPVENQLSFFNDLEIIPMSSTQIEFQKLDGFEKIQTDYEAFSISTHGHPMAEIRKNMPGIAKGTSQTLRDSVNGRRITVTGLVLVRQKPPTAKGVCFCTMEDEFGFIDIILWRKNFEKYREVFLNHCFITVGGVVQKDGNTTSLLVDMVKPVWNTAHLDSTPLPLEPTQYFY
- a CDS encoding SOS response-associated peptidase family protein, which translates into the protein MCAQYIVKLQALDLETLFGISISNDIPPWLERITPYTSAPVLTHDGLHMMNFSLIPSWATEKKQKFATYNARIETVIEKPTWRKPFEANRCLVPISKFVEPIYEHEYAGNMVAFERKDHEPLFAAGIYDHWIDKKTGEEIASFAILTSPALEFVHRIGHDRSPIFLPKESFTEWTKPEKQNPQKLVQYLREHRLNPPLIVEKDRPMKAGWEKRKPQESNA
- the lexA gene encoding transcriptional repressor LexA gives rise to the protein MQNLTANQKKVLEYIEKYQEKNGFPPTYETIAKHFGYATKSSVQHYVEALTKKGYLTKERHLSQSLTVHKEGNLVPLLGKVAAGRPIENRKFNERIEVPLSMLKGAGEYFALQVSGDSMIGEGILDGDYVVIRSQESATNGEIVVAEVDDEATIKRFYKKRDHVELHSANPQYKPIIVEEDRQLKIAGIYCGLLRFQ
- a CDS encoding HNH endonuclease, which codes for MKHVSYQIDENIKKLSDKNLLEQTDLLACEHRKNSVLLLRHLREVEVRRLFVDLGFASMHKYCIHKLKFSEGETQRRLTSARLLTELPEIEGKIETGALNVTNLSKIQSFLRTEKAASHPLTKEQKLEMILELTDKSTRDVEKKLVGRSHQPALLAEKFQGAKASSLLGEEFQKFEATLSKEHQKLLAEFRNLYAHELKDSGNGSVLVFLLEKAVQFKKKKLGLVKTVNAKELKNTNAVPRINSKADIATGVEKGSSKVLNDPPSHAAPLPSAPKVNRTPYRKYIGARVKKQIWQRAQASCEYRDRENGQRCGSKHALEIDHIKPLALGGTDELQNLRLLCRAHNARRAVKTFANL
- a CDS encoding GFA family protein, yielding MKYTGGCHCGNVSFEVEMTIDKLISCNCSICQKKGHLLAFAGPDNFKLLKGKDSIKEYLFNKKVIHHYFCTNCGIGPFGMGKKPGGEISYAINARCLDNVDVDSFEIIKFNGRDLV
- a CDS encoding c-type cytochrome gives rise to the protein MAHHSAKILSIIGFLSLALAYQACGRFSSGFDASYSGTDLGSTAGLADADLKSQTLSILEKNCASCHDSRNASGTALTYVNDLNLLAASSYIVKGNPSASTLYLEIINGQMPPGNPMSSANAAIIQEWILSLATTPTPTPAVSPTPTPVASATPMVSPTPKPTTTPTPTPTPTATATPSMATFTYIYNNILKPKCVNCHGSAGGYSFANYTSTLKAVVAKNPAASPLYTATNSGKMPTSGKLSAQEIKAISDWITAGALNN
- a CDS encoding acyl-[acyl-carrier-protein] thioesterase — translated: MSQEIKTLWTENYKINSLLVNAMGRLGLYGVLNLMQETAWMHAETLGFGMKAMEEKNLFWVVTRQTLKMTEWPAFGKTVQVQTWLRPPEGAFVAREFRILDDSGKEIGACVTSWLALDRQTKRILPAQDLYPWAQIARQEATGLVADKIPVEGTYETLAKFGVRNSDLDTNQHVNNTKYAQWILDSIPYDLHRSLRLNSYSVNFLAETHLGDEVQVDRNCEHANGFTANKGESWYRGLRAADERVLFTAKLTWEKR
- a CDS encoding TolC family protein, yielding MKLIAAIGILTLSTQASAQVKLGFEEAVNSAVKKIEEVQAKESELRSAESARLQSQMRFLPDLSLSGTYSEIGPDLDNHYVSRSYGLRSNWNLFRFGGDYFYYRAADSATTSLRWDLQATKIRMEETIAGKALDYISAHLETEIRKKITEAQRVYFNVAEKRYSKGILSRQELDQVTIDLKNAEARVTDAELAEVQAKESLQVYIPGVEIETAWPWTTQLRKLKKKTLSFSVQNHPEWQTFQNKTEAADYARKSKFAEIFPSLDFTLTYGNERSAATNDLWTPQWVGGVTLTIPLFSRLENYTAYRQSAEIKLRSDLDLARSQRDLEAQWKVSENDFRVQLDSALIREQTLKISSNLYQDNLKRFQAGRSTANDLLNDQERYYQSQLLSIQGWKAAHSSYIRLCHALGKLASECSL